Genomic segment of Bos indicus x Bos taurus breed Angus x Brahman F1 hybrid chromosome 27, Bos_hybrid_MaternalHap_v2.0, whole genome shotgun sequence:
AGTGTCATCCAATCAGAACCTCCTTCCCTGTCCACTCAATGTCCCCCATCTTTTCACCCAAACCGCCCCCTTCGTGGCCGTGAGCACAGGGTGATGGTTTGCCTGTTAGTTCATGGGTTCtagaatcttccctggtggctcagttaggtaaagagtctccctgcagtgtgggagacctgggtttgatccctgggttcggaagatcccctggagaagggaatagcaacccactccagcaatcttgcctggaaaatcccatggatggaggagcctttcggggctctagtccatggggtcgcaaagagtcaacacaactgaacaGTTGACACACACTCTCCCCACCAGGAGTTCCCACAGAAAGAAGTGTGAGTCTGTCTGGGGGGAAGAAAGAGGACTGAATGGTCTATCACGGGCTCTGGTCTGAGGCAGCCCCAGGTAGGAGGACAAGGTGGCCCTGCTCAGAGCTGGTATAAGCCTTGCATATTTGTGGGATGGATTAATTTCCCCCAAATATTAAGCTCCTGAAGCACAGCCTCTGGACTCCCTCGGGCCACAGCTGTCCATCCTGCTGCTGGAGGTGCGATGAGCAAGTCGAATCTTTCCAACGGAACCACCTCTCCCCCGGGGCTTGGCCCGTTTCCCTGAGCACAGTCTGCACAGCTGCTGTGCGTTTGCCCCTGGAATCTGAGCTCCCCACTTCTTCCTGGGCTGCAGAGCCAGGCTTCGATAAAGGTGACCAGTTCCTGTAGAAGAGAGAAGGCTGAATTCCAGAAGCAGGCGATTTTTTTGGAGATCTTTAGGTTCCAAGCGGAGACACTGTGGGTTTGGGCTCACTAACGCTGTGCTCACTTAACACTGATATTAAAGAAGGAGCCAGAGTGTAAGAGACCAGTTCTAGTCAGTCTGCCCAAACGTGTCTGTCTGCAAGGCTCGTCCCTGTGTACCTGCTGCTTGCTCCCTTTGCTGTTGCTGGCCAGTCACGAAGTTGTGTCCGAtgccttgcgaccccatagactgcagcacaccaggcttccctgtccttcaccatctctctgggtttgctcaaactcatgtccattgagttggtgataccatccaaccatctcatcctctgtcacccccttctccttttgccttcaatctttcccagcctcagggtcttttccagtgaatcggctcttgacatcaggtgcccaaagtattgaaacttcagcttcatcttcagtcgttccaatgaatattcagcgttgatttcctttaggtttgactggtttgatctccttgctgtccaagggacttcaggagtcttctctagcaccacaatttgaaagcatcaattttttggcgcccaaccttctttactgtccaactctcacatccatacatgattactggaaaaaccatagctttgactgtatggacctttgtcagcaaagtgatgtctctgctttttaatatgctgtctaggtttgatgaaaatgaaagaggagagtgaaaaagtttgcttaaagctcaacattcagaaaactaagatcatggcatccagtcccatcacttcatgggaaatagatggggaaacagtggaaacagtgtcagactttattttttggggctccaaaatcactgcagatggtgattgcagccatgaaattaaaagaggcttactccttggaaggaaagttatgaccaacctagatagcatattcaaaagcagagacattactttaccaacaaaggtctatctagtcaaggctatggtttttccagtagtcatgtatggatgtgagagttggaccgtgaggaaagctgagcatcgaagaattgatgcttttgaactgtggtgttggagaagactcttgagagtcccttggactgcaaggagatccaaccagtccattctgaaggagatcagccctgggatttctttggaaggaatgatgctaaagctgaaactccagtactttggccacctcatgcgaagagctgacacattggaaaagaccctgatgctgggagggattgggggaaggaggagaaggggacgacagaggatgagatggctggatggcatcactgactcgatggacgtgagtctgagtgaactccgggagttggtgatggacagggaggccgggcgtgctgcgattcgtggggtcgcaaacagtcggacccgactgagcgactgaacagaactgaactaggtttgtcatagctttctttccaaggagcaagtgtcttttaatttcgtgggggcaatcaccatccacagtgattttggagcccaagaaaataaaatctgtcactgtttccactgttgttCCCTGCTCGAGGtctattttatatgttaaaatatacttttcatatatataaggAACTAAAACCTCAGtcattagaaaacaaacaacctgattaaagaATATGCAGAGGACTTAACAGCcacttcaccaaagaaaatgtatggatgacaaataagcatatgaagaaAAGCTCAATGTCatttagtcattaggaaaatgtatAGCAAAAGCCATAATGAGATACTACTTTACAACTATTATAAACATTTCAGTGTGACTGTACCCAGAACAGGAGATGATGCCAGACAGCTGGAATGCTCATGCATTGCTAGTGGGAACAGAAAATGATCCAGCCACTCTGGTGCCatataaagttaaacatagactTACCCTATGACCCTGCCATCctctcctaggtatttacccaagagaaaagaaaatgtttttcacCCCCAAACCTACAAAATTTTTATAGTCACTTTATTTATAGTCATTAAAAATTGGAATGAATACAAACATTTTACCTggtaaatagattaaaaaaattgtgttatatccctacaatggaatacttctcactaataaaaaataaacaacttaccTAGAATccaaaaatgtatttcaatagGTAAAAGAAGTCTGGATGGACAGGCCATGGACTGTGATTCCATTCTCTGGCATTCTGGGAAAGGCAACATCACAGGATCAGAAAACAGAGCGGTGGTTGCCAGGGATGGGGAGGTGCGAGTGTTGATTACAAAGCGCAGCCTAAGGAAAACTGGGGGCAGGGGAGCTGTCCTGGTATCTTGATGGTGATCATGACTATCCAACTGTTTGACTATAGAACCGGACacaaaagagtgaattttattgtatgtaaatattttaaacgtAAAAGTGAAAAACCAAAAATGCTGCTCTGGGTTCCCCTCAACATTTCTGAGATTCAGACTTGCTGCTGATAGTGGAAGTCTgcttgtgttagtcgctcagtcgtgttcaactctttgagaccccgtgaactgcagcccaccaggctcctccgtctatggaattctccaggcaagaatactggagtgggttgccaagtctCCTTAGCAGGAGACAAATTATTCATAGAAAGGAAATTGTATTTGCTTTTCAAAGtgggcagaggaagaggaaggaagagagaagccTGTGAGTACCGAGTAAGCATGGTAAATGCTTTATTAGTTTGAGCTCTTAAACTGCCAGCCTTCATATGCATGGTTTTCCATACGGAgtcatgcagtttttttttttaatcctttaagtGTAGCTTTCTAAAGTCCCtaccttttaaaatttggttttcaAGGGTCAAGCCTCACAAATATTGTCTAAGAGAGACAGTGTCTCATCTGGAGTGTATCATTCCATCCTTTTCCAGGCATCATGCATATTTCAATATTGTACCATCTAGTGAATCATCCATCTGCTGACTCCTGATTTTTTAATGACAAAGTTGGCATCACTAGGCTGCAGGGAGCCTCATACTGGGCACACCCTCCTGACTTTCTGAAATGTCATTTAATATTATCCTTCATTATTCCTCAACTGTTCACATGACAGATGATGGGATAATTCACTTTCAGGTCAGATTTCATAACATTCTGGATTCCAAATCTTTTTAAGTCCGCTTCTACTGCAATTGGGTCATCCATACATCATCCTTTCGACCTTCATAATCCAATCAATTAATGGTTTTGTTAATCTGGATCCATCAGCCCCTGTAAACCATGCTAAATGATTTCATTCTATTACGAGGAAAAATATGCAAGCTAACAACATTTagcaatataatttaaaactagATTTGGTGCTTCACAGAATAAGAACAGGTTAGAATGTAAAAGGAAattcttggaaaatatttttccattgcaTAAAACTTATAATGTCCTCAAGAGTAGTCAGCAGATACTGGATATTTCATATTAGCATACTGTGTGGATCTTTGTCCAAGACTCTTGATTGATATTCAGAATCATTGATATCCATTTTCATGAGATAACTATATCGCTGGATGGACCAACTCTCCAAGAATAAACTGAGTTAGAgctgtctttgcttttcttttgtttcttcagagAAAATAGACTGAAAACAAATAGGTCACAAATCAGTGAAGTTTGTTGCTGAGTCTCTATCATTTGTGAGGTGGTCATGGCAATTTTGGAATTCCCAGGCTGGACAGGTGTGAGAGTCTAGACCATCAAACACCAGGCTGGCTCAGGCTATACCTTCAACTGCCCTGAGTCACAGACCAGGGCCATAGGCCTAAAGCAgatgtatttctcttttaaaataaaacaagagattCATAAATTAACAGAAACTTGGAGATTCCAAACTCGAACTAAATTTCCAgaataaaattattctgaaataattttattaatttatattcatttccACACAGGAATGGACAGACCACAAGTTACGCTGGAATCCGGATGAATACGGTGGGATTCATTCCATTAAAGTTCCGTCAGAATCTCTCTGGCTTCCTGACATAGTTCTCTTTGAAAAGTAAGTCTCGCAGAAGACAAATCCGCTAGTCCGATGAGGCATGGAAATAGAAAGGCCTGATTGTGCCAAAATAATTAAGAGAAAGGTACAACCTTGATGAGAGAATTGTTCCTTTCGGAAATCTTGTTTGATGCTGTGAtaggaaaggaataaaatacaaatagaacagtggggggggggggcagggggagactGCTAATCTGTGTTAGACTAACCTAGACTAACCGCGAGCGAACCGTCTTTCCACAGCGCCGACGGCCGGTTCGAAGGCTCGCTCATGACCAAGGCTGTGGTCAGATCGGACGGGACCGTGGCGTGGACGCCTCCCGCCAGCTACAAGAGCTCCTGTACCATGGACGTCACGTTCTTCCCGTTCGACCGGCAGAACTGCTCCATGAAGTTCGGGTCCTGGACTTACGACGGGACCATGGTGGACCTCGTCCTCACAGACGAGAACGTGGACCGGAAGGACTTCTTCGACAACGGAGAGTGGGAGATCCTGAACGCCAAGGGCACGGCCGGGGGCCGGAGGCACGGCGCCTACTGGTACCCGTTCATCAGCTACTCCTTCGTGCTGCGCCGCCTGCCCCTGTTCTACACGCTCTTCCTCATCGTCCCGTGTCTGGGGCTGTCCTTCCTGACCGTGCTGGTCTTCTACTTGCCTTCCGACGAGGGCGAGAAGCTCTCCTTATCCACCTCTGTCCTGGTTTCCCTCACGGTCTTCCTCCTGGTGATTGAGGAGATCATCCCGTCTTCCTCCAAGGTCATCCCGCTCATCGGGGAGTACCTCCTGTTCATCATGGTCTTCGTCACCCTGTCCATCATCGTCACCGTGTTTGTCATCAACGTCCACCACAGATCTTCCTCAACCTACCACCCCATGGCCCCCTGGGTTAAGCGGCTCTTTCTGCAAACCCTTCCTAAGTTACTCTGCATGAAGGACCACGTGGATCGCTACTCTCTCCCAGGTAAAGAGGAGAGGAAACCCGCCCTGAGAGGTCAAGTCCtcgaaagaaggaaacaaaagcagaTGAGTGATGGAGAAAAAGTTCTGGTTGCTTTCCTGGAAAAGGCGGCGGATTCCATCAGATACATTTCCAGCCACGTGAAGAAGGAGCATTTCATCAGCCAGGTGAGGGAGCTGTTGTGAGCCCCGACTGAGATTTTTAATGTCTGTTTGCAACAAATAGGGTCCCTGTTTCAAACGTGACCTTATCAGCTACCTGCTTGACATGCATATAACTTCACACAAGCCCTGACACAGAATAGGGACTTCAGTATGAATTTTCAGGGAGACCTTCACAAAAACAGAATGAGCAAAAGAGAAGCAACTCTAGATTAAGCACAGCTCCTTCTTATTAGATGTGAGTCTATTTAAGTAATTCAATTCTACATTGAAGTTGTTTGTCCAGGTCTCTGGTCATTTATCTCTCATTTTTTTATGGGATGATGGATAGCTCTATTCAGGATATTTGGaaatcagaaaacagaaagagtcaAGCTTTATATTAATACAAAACATGATGTAACAGCAAGTATTTAGTTCACAAATTTAGTTTTTAAGATGTGGAAAGGATATGGATTTAAGACTCAAAACAGTTCTGCTTGCAGATGCTACCCATGTTCCACTCGCTTGAGAAAAGCTGCTTAACCTGACCTTGTTTTCTGAACTCTCCCTTGAAGGGAGGAATTACAGACATCAAGTACAAAATATGTATTATGGGCCCAGCACACATGGTCTCATGATGTGCAGACAATAAACATTAATTCTCATCTttcttctctccatctctccctcctctAAATGGTCCTTCCCCTGCGGAAGGAAAATATTATTTGACATGTAAATACTTAGCACAAACGGTAGTCTGTTGCTTAAAAAGAGTTAATATTTATACCAGTTTATACAGTTCTATTATTTTACTCTAAAATCAGTGAAAATTAGTGCCAACAGCCTAATGCCATAAACAAACTTAAGAAAGAATAGGTTTTTCAAGAAACAGCTTCTGTATTTCATATGGGCACTGCCTAGTACCTCCTCTCTCttataatttgttgttttttaaatccacttaaaaaatttttttaaagcactgggGAAAGAAATGCTGCTATGGAACAAGCATTTCAGCTATtcttaaggttttctatttctttatttacatCTTTTAGAAATTCTAACACAAAGATTTAAATGGTTTTttatagacttccctggtaataCAGTGGTTAAgctttccaaagcagggaatgtgggtttgatccctggtcagacagctaagatcccacatgccttgtggccaaaataaatatataaataaacaccaAAGCAACGtcgtaacaaattcaaaaagactTTAATAATGGGTCACATCAAgactaaagtattttttaaatttttaaaatcaaaagtagcttttaaaaaactataaaaataacacGTTGTTGGCATAAGGAATTTggaaaatatgaaacatttaagACGATTCACATCACTAATAATCCCCCACTTAAGgttgacactttttaaaattaaatgtgtttatttttaattggaggataattgctttacaatattgtggtggtttctgccatatatcaacatgaatcagctgcagGTATATGTATGTGAaactccctcctacctcccaccccatcccacttctCTACGTTGTCACAGAGCTCCAGATTTGAGCTCCTGCATCATACGGTAAATTTCCACTGGCTTTCTAATtatacatatggtagtgtatatgtctcaatgctactctctcaactcatcccaccctctccttccccactgtgtccacaagtctgatctctgtgtctgcgtctccattaaagtgaagtgaaagtcgctcagtcgtgtctgactctgcgaccccatggactatagagcccatggaattctccaggccagaatactgtagtgggtagcctttcctatctccaggggatcttcccaacccagggattgaacccaggtctcccgcgttgcaggtagattctttaccagatgagccaccagagaggtctccattgctgccctgcaaataggttcgtcagtaccgtctttctagattccatatatatgcgttaatatatgttatttgctgctgctgctaagtcgcttcagttgtgtccaactctgtgagacaccatagatgtcagcccaccaggctccccggtccctgggattctccaggcaagaacactggagtgggttgccatttccttctccaatgcatgaaagtgaaaagtgaaagtgaagtcactcagtcatgtccgactcttagcgaccccatggactgcagcctaccaggctcctctgtccatggaattttccaggcaagagtactggagtgggtagccattgccttcttccataTGTTATTTGACACTTAACATTTTCACCTTCTTTGTGGTTTTCCCTAAGGCTTTATTTCTAAACCTCTACGTGCACAATATTTTCAAGTTCTACATCAGCATCTATGTTCCTTCTAGAACAGCAGGCATCCTGCTCAGCACTGTCTTTACCAAATCCCCAGGTAGAAGAAATGGGACCTTTATTTTCCCTTGAAAGACCTCTGGCCTGGTCTCTGAGACTCCCCCAGCCCGCAGCTTGTCCTGGTCTGACCTGGCCCTCCCAGGCTGCAGACCAGTCTCCCAACCTCCCTTCCTCCAGAGGGACTGggtctcctctgtccctcaccacTTCCTGTCATCTCCTCCAGGAGTGTCCCCCATAGCCCTACCCAGCTGTGGAGTGGGGGAAAAGAGGCCACTGAAATAAGTGACCCCCAAAATCCTTAATTTATAAATCTGTGCTATATTTCCTATGCCATAACAGGAAGCATTGCAGTAGGAGATGCTGGCTTTTTATTTGGGTAAAAATCAGGCTTTTTCCGTTTTAGTCAGTACCATTTACAACTGCATCAGTGATtctgttatttctattttacctCCTCGATGTTGATGAAAGCGTTTCCCTGAACTTGAGCTACACGCCGTTTTCTTGGGCACCAACCATGAGGTCCCAGGAAGTCGATGTCTCGGGGGAGGTGTCAGGTGCGTTTGGAAAACTGCAGGGCTGTGATCCGAATAGGATTCCTTTGAAGTCCCTGAACTCAGAACAGCCGTGCAGCATCCTGAATGGAAGGTGTCCTTTTCTCTTCCGCAGGTGGTGCAAGACTGGAAGTTTGCAGCTCAAGTTCTCGACCGGATCTTCCTGTGGCTCTTTCTGATCGCATCTGTCACCGGCTCGGTTCTGATTTTCACCCCTGCTTTGAAGATGTGGCTACACAGTTACCATTAGGAGCAGGAATCCAGAGCGATCTAACACACGCCCCTAAAGACAGAATCACACCTTAGAGCTGACATCCAGCCCCCATGTGTATACAGCATGCAAACCCACGTGCTCGTCAGGAGGCCCCGAGGGTGGACAGTGTCTTGTGTCGTCCTCAGAGAGGCTGAACCTCGGTTGCCATGACAGCGAGTTGGGTGTCAATTAAGCAGATCCTCCCCCGGACCCCGGCTTTGGCTTCCGCAGACATTCAAGGAGAAATTGTGAGTCTGGGCCTGAGATCACGAGCCTGTGACACACAAGGGCGGTTGCTGTGTTTCGCCAAGAACTCCAGGAAAGGGAAGACTCCAGCATGGGCTGGTGTCCTTGGTGGTTTTGCCCGGCTGCCAGCTGGCACTGGCATTGTGGCCATTGCTTCTGTAGCCATGCGCCTGCCCTGCGGGTGAGCTGTTTGGGGCATCACACGGGTACCAGGGCAACCCCAGGCACGGCACACCTGTCATTACTAAGACTCCAGGAAGACTGGTGACTCAAGTCCCCCAAACCTGGCATTCGTTCTGCGTGGTCTGGCTCGAATGTGGGCCACTTTTAAGCCGGGTTCCTCGTGGCTCCTTCATAGGCTCACGACGGTGTTCAGGTGGTCACGCCAGAGGCTGCTATGGAGTAGGACTTGCTGTAAGGCCATAGCAAAATAACTtgcagtagaaacagtgtcatcGGCTGCCAGGAGGGCAGTTATTATACCCATTCTCTTTTCctagaaaactgaaattctgaaTGTGCTCTGATAATGGTTTTTTTATGTCCCCTCATCTAATCTAACCCATATCAGCAGCATCCTCTGGGCTGCTCACCcagttttttctctctccctcccctctctgcttGCTGCTTCTTCCTCTGAGAACACTTcagttctactctcttagcaaatttcagttatacaaaGCAGTGTTATCAACAGTGGTCACCATATTTTATGTTAGATCCTCTGACCTTATTCATCTTGTAACCCAAAGTGTGTGGCCTTTTACCAACCTCTCCCcatttccccaccccccagcccctggcaaccacttccctctctctgtttccaagagttcaagtttttttttttttccctagattcCACGTATGaatgagatcatgcagtattgtctttccctgtctgccTTATTTCAAAGCAACATGTCCTCTGGGTTCatctatattgttgcaaatgacaggatttccttctttttatgaatTGCATTCCATTACGTATATATCACATTggctttatccattaatctgtggACAGACAGACAAGtaagttgttccatgtcttgagTGTTGTcagtaatgctgcagtgaacatgaggGTACAGATATCACTTTGAGAGAATTATTTCAtttccaggagtggggttgctggaatGTATTCTCCACATTCCCGTCCACATTTGTTGTCTCTTGTCTTGCTTATGACAACCATCCTAATAAGCACGAGGTGATCCCTCCAggtggtggggtttttttttttgttatttatttggctgcgctgggtcttagtcgtggcatgcagggtcttcgtTGCTCATGTGAGGTCTTTCACTGCAGCGCACGGACCCTCCAGTTGTGGTCACAGGCCCAGTAGTTGCTTGTGGTATGCggaatctttgttccctgaccagggatcaaacccacctcccctgcattgcaaggtggaatcttaaccactcgaccagcagggaagcccctcactgtggttttgatttgcgttccCCTGATGCTGAGCACCTCTCATCTACGTGCTGGCCATCAGATTGCCGTCTTCGGAAACGTATCTCTTCAGATCCTTGACCCATTTTTAAActgggttgtttgggtttttgccGCTGAGATGGTCCTTGCATATTTTGAATAGAAGCCTCTTACTGAATGTCTGTTTTGCGAACATCTCCTCCccttctgtaggttgcctttcaTACTgatggttccctttgctgtgcagtCCCACTTGTTCATTGCACTTTTACTGCCTTTGCTTTGGTGTCAAATCCcaacctccccccaaaaaaacccatCACCAAGACCCTTCCCATTCCGTTTGCCTGGTCCTGCCCTCTGAGAGCgctcatcccccccccccccaccccgtctCTGAGACTCACGGGAGAGGCTCACAGATTTTTCTCTCACAGATGCCAAATCCTGGATTTTAGCTTGAAATAGctgttctcctttcccagttcTAAAATCCAAATCCTTCTCTGGATTATTTTGTGCAGAGCATGTTTCTTATAAACTCTTTGCAGctggcatttaaaaaatccaatttaaTTATTTAACCTTTTCACACAAATTCTTACCACCACTATGTTGAACCTGATTTATGccattttgtttgtgttttctgtatgatattttcttattccttttttttggcTCCTTTAGCCTTGACTGAATTTCTGTCACTTCTTCTTCTCTAATGATTGAAAGGTATGCACCCTTTCCTAGTAATCTATTAATAAACATACttgaacttgtttttttttaccaGTGTTGAGAACCTGTCCACTACACTCTAAGCAAAACCAGATACTAAATCACTTTCACCTCCCCCCTTTCCTTATCACCTTTTATGTTTCCTCTAAATCAACCAGAATTTAGCCCATTATTCATTTTCTATATTATGTGTCCTTTCTTATGAAAAATGTCTTGACAACACGTTTTATCCACGACcccattggtggtggtttagtcactaagtcgtgtccaaccaactcttgtgaccccattgactgcagcctgccaggctcctctgtccatgggattctctaggcaagaatactggagtgggttgccattcccttctccaggggatcttccccacccagggatagaacccaggtctcctgcacggcaggcagattctttacctactgagctacaagggaagcccaaccccATTATAAACAATTAATTGTATTATTCATTTCTTGGttcaccattttttttaatcttaaattttctcacttttctaaTCCTGTTTTTCCTGATCCATTTCATTTCAGAGGACTCCATCTCCAAGCCATTTGTATAGGAAGTTTTGAATGTGTTGGCCTTTCTGAATCTCTCCTTGTCTTGGCACTCAGTGAATAATGTCTTTCTTCAACTCATACAAATATTCCTGTCttccttcttttattatttcctatCTTCCATTctccttcccctttctttttgaaatttctaaTAGAAGGATCTTGGTATTCCTAGATGTCTTATTAACTCTTCTctcatactttttatttaaactcTTTACATTGTCAGCTTGATGTTGTAGCTGACTCATTTGCTTTACCGTCATGATGTCTTCTTCTATTTAGCTCACCTACCCAGGTAGGGCATTGGTTTGTTTGTAGATAAatcatgtatttgttttctaaGAACTCTATAATTCTTTTGGATGTCACACCCTCTGGACTATCTTAAGGATAACAGTTGTAGTTACTTTAAAGTCTCCTTCTATTGTTTACATTAACAGTTTTTCTTCAGGGGTTAAGTTTGCTGATTTTTGATGCTTTTTTTGTGGTAATTTGACTCAAATATTTGGAGTTTTTAAGTTGCTTATTCACCTGACAGTTAAAGCAGTTTCTCATTACAGGAAGTCTGGCCCCAGT
This window contains:
- the CHRNB3 gene encoding neuronal acetylcholine receptor subunit beta-3, whose translation is MLADFILVFSVLGITHSAAAGFRSIAEEEDALLRHLFQGYQKWVRPVLHSNDTVKVYFGLKISQLVDVDEKNQLMTTNVWLKQEWTDHKLRWNPDEYGGIHSIKVPSESLWLPDIVLFENADGRFEGSLMTKAVVRSDGTVAWTPPASYKSSCTMDVTFFPFDRQNCSMKFGSWTYDGTMVDLVLTDENVDRKDFFDNGEWEILNAKGTAGGRRHGAYWYPFISYSFVLRRLPLFYTLFLIVPCLGLSFLTVLVFYLPSDEGEKLSLSTSVLVSLTVFLLVIEEIIPSSSKVIPLIGEYLLFIMVFVTLSIIVTVFVINVHHRSSSTYHPMAPWVKRLFLQTLPKLLCMKDHVDRYSLPGKEERKPALRGQVLERRKQKQMSDGEKVLVAFLEKAADSIRYISSHVKKEHFISQVVQDWKFAAQVLDRIFLWLFLIASVTGSVLIFTPALKMWLHSYH